From one Solanum stenotomum isolate F172 chromosome 12, ASM1918654v1, whole genome shotgun sequence genomic stretch:
- the LOC125846830 gene encoding RNA pseudouridine synthase 6, chloroplastic isoform X2, whose product MTFASGSFTPILTNSLVASRIWTPNWRNGFFSPFNMVHTFASTRSRLLKNKNHYKRLTLSSCSRSFSCQSTALSDINSTSHTVSSNGYVEDLIQFGAVYYALVCPKPPPTASPEQIKVYEEVTDPSILRQRTSIKGKTVREAQKTFKITRADEIVEAGTYLRVHVHPKRFPRCYDIDWKSRIIAVTDDYVVLDKPAGTSVGGTTDNIEESCATFATRALGFSAPLLTTHQIDNCTEGCVVLARSKEYCSVFHGKIREKKVKKLYLALAAAPVPIGILTHYMRPINMAPRLVSEDFVKGWLLCQLEVLECKKVPWPSSEIQRTYNLEDCGWALKDFAYECQINLLTGRTHQIRAQLAACSAPVVGDSMYMPAAIAEIVCPGSNPFGKNKKLYSNENDKSLAIDEWIAQHGKEPSVAVGLQACQISWDDGQHCYGARLPWWR is encoded by the exons ATGACTTTTGCCAGTGGCAGTTTCACTCCAATCTTGACCAACAGTTTGGTTGCTTCTCGAATATGGACCCCAAATTGGAGAAATGGGTTTTTCTCCCCTTTCAATATGGTGCACACATTTGCCTCAACTCGTAGCCGTCTGCTCAAGAACAAGAATCACTACAAAAGATTGACACTTTCTTCCTGCAGTAGAAGCTTCAGCTGTCAGTCCACTGCTTTGTCTGATATCAATTCAACTTCTCACACTGTTTCCTCAAATGG ATATGTGGAAGACCTTATACAGTTCGGAGCTGTGTATTACGCACTTGTATGTCCTAAGCCACCTCCGACTGCCAGTCCTGAGCAAATTAAAGTGTATGAAGAAGTTACAGATCCATCAATTCTGAGACAGAGAACTTCAATCAAAGGGAAAACTGTACGTGAAGCTCAGAAAACTTTCAAAATAACTCGTGCTGATGAAATTGTTGAAGCTGGAACGTATTTGCGAGTGCATGTACACCCTAAGCGCTTTCCGAG GTGCTATGACATTGACTGGAAATCTCGTATTATTGCTGTAACCGACGACTATGTGGTTCTGGATAAACCTGCTGGTACATCT GTAGGAGGAACTACAGATAACATTGAAGAAAGCTGTGCTACATTTGCTACTCGAGCATTAGGATTTTCAGCTCCACTGCTTACTACCCATCAGATTGACAATTGCACTGAAGGATG TGTTGTGCTGGCTCGGAGCAAGGAGTACTGTTCAGTATTTCATGGAAAAATCAGG GAGAAGAAGGTCAAAAAGCTTTATCTTGCTCTTGCTGCTGCTCCGGTTCCTATTGGAATACTTACACACTACATGCGTCCTATTAATATGGCCCCAAGACTTGTTTCTGAAG ATTTTGTGAAAGGATGGTTGTTATGCCAACTTGAGGTCTTAGAATGCAAAAAGGTACCCTGGCCTAGTAGTGAAATCCAGAGGACATACAACCTTGAGGACTGTGGATGGGCTTTGAAAGACTTTGCATATGAGTGCCAAATCAACCTTCTAACTGGTCGGACTCATCAG ATTCGAGCACAGTTAGCTGCATGTAGTGCGCCAGTGGTAGGTGACTCAATGTATATGCCAGCTGCAATTGCTGAAATAGTCTGTCCTGGGAGTAATCCATTTGGGAAGAACAAAAAACTATATTCAAACGAAAATGATAAATCACTTGCAATAGACGAGTGGATAGCACAACATGGGAAGGAACCTAGTGTTGCTGTAGGTCTTCAGGCATGCCAGATCTCGTGGGACGATGGCCAGCACTGTTATGGTGCCAGATTGCCCTGGTGGAGGTAG
- the LOC125848321 gene encoding cytochrome P450 77A1, protein MEVMDILLLGLVILFLFVWWKYWSITGGGKKNLPPGPPGWPLVGNLFQVILQRRPFIYVVRDLRKKYGPIFTMQMGQRTLVIITSSELIHEALVQNGPLFASRPPDSPIRLIFSVGKCAINSAEYGPLWRALRRNFVTELINPTRIKQCSWIRKWAMEYHMKRLENEVSENGFVEVMANCRFTICSILICLCFGAKISEERNKKIESILKDVMLITAPQLPDFLPVLTPLFRSQVKQAKKLRQTQLEYLIPLVRDRKAFVDSNGDPKSSESEMVSPIGAAYVDSLFSLEPPGRKLGEAEIITLVSETIGAGTDTSATALEWALLHLVMNQEIQEKLYKEIVDCVGKNGSISESDVEKLPYLGAIVKETFRRHPPSHFVLSHSVTNDTQLGGYNIPSDAYVEFYTAWLTEDPSLWKDPGEFRPERFLTGDGVDVDLTGMRGVKMLPFGAGRRICPAWSLGTLHINLMLAKMVHKFKWIPIPDNPPDPTETFAFTVVMKNPLKAIILPRI, encoded by the exons atggaggTAATGGATATTCTATTACTTGGCTtagtaattctttttttatttgtatggtgGAAATATTGGTCAATCACTGGTggtggaaaaaaaaatttgccaccAGGTCCCCCTGGTTGGCCATTGGTTGGAAATCTTTTCCAAGTTATTCTCCAACGTCGTCCTTTTATTTACGTAGTACGTGATTTACGTAAAAAATATGGACCTATTTTCACCATGCAAATGGGGCAACGTACCCTCGTTATAATTACTAGTTCCGAACTAATCCACGAAGCATTAGTTCAAAACGGCCCGCTTTTTGCGAGCCGTCCTCCGGATTCACCGATCCGTTTGATATTTTCCGTGGGAAAGTGCGCCATCAACTCGGCCGAGTATGGCCCGTTGTGGCGCGCTCTCCGACGGAATTTTGTTACGGAGTTGATTAATCCAACGAGGATTAAGCAGTGTAGTTGGATAAGGAAATGGGCAATGGAATATCACATGAAAAGGCTTGAAAATGAGGTTTCTGAGAATGGATTTGTGGAAGTGATGGCGAATTGTAGATTTACGATATGTAGCATTCTCATTTGTCTTTGTTTTGGAGCTAAAATTTCTGaagagagaaataaaaagattgaGAGTATACTTAAAGATGTTATGCTTATTACAGCTCCTCAACTTCCTGACTTTTTGCCAGTGCTCACACCGTTGTTTCGCAGCCAAGTGAAACAggcaaaaaaattgaggcagaCTCAACTTGAGTACCTAATTCCTTTG GTACGAGACAGAAAGGCATTTGTGGACAGCAATGGAGATCCTAAAAGCAGTGAATCAGAAATGGTAAGTCCAATTGGTGCAGCTTATGTTGATTCATTATTTAGTCTTGAGCCACCTGGCAGAAAACTTGGAGAAGCAGAGATTATCACACTTGTTTCAGAAACAATAGGTGCAGGAACTGATACTAGTGCCACAGCACTTGAATGGGCTTTGCTTCACTTAGTAATGAACCAAGAAATCCAAGAAAAACTCTACAAAGAAATAGTTGATTGTGTTGGTAAAAATGGTTCAATTTCAGAAAGTGATGTTGAAAAATTGCCTTATCTTGGAGCCATTGTGAAGGAGACTTTTAGAAGGCATCCACCTAGCCATTTTGTTTTGTCACATTCTGTAACAAATGATACACAATTAGGTGGCTACAATATCCCTTCTGATGCCTATGTTGAATTTTACACCGCCTGGTTAACGGAGGATCCTAGCTTATGGAAAGACCCGGGTGAGTTTCGACCCGAAAGGTTTTTGACTGGGGACGGAGTTGACGTGGATTTAACCGGAATGAGGGGTGTCAAGATGCTACCGTTCGGGGCGGGTCGTCGGATCTGCCCCGCTTGGTCATTGGGTACGTTGCACATTAATTTGATGCTTGCTAAGATGGTTCATAAATTCAAGTGGATACCCATACCCGACAACCCGCCCGAC
- the LOC125846830 gene encoding RNA pseudouridine synthase 6, chloroplastic isoform X1: MTFASGSFTPILTNSLVASRIWTPNWRNGFFSPFNMVHTFASTRSRLLKNKNHYKRLTLSSCSRSFSCQSTALSDINSTSHTVSSNGHLRYGRLMPCPLQNSPPRVEHLVVTKEGPVLEYICKALDLPPLYVEDLIQFGAVYYALVCPKPPPTASPEQIKVYEEVTDPSILRQRTSIKGKTVREAQKTFKITRADEIVEAGTYLRVHVHPKRFPRCYDIDWKSRIIAVTDDYVVLDKPAGTSVGGTTDNIEESCATFATRALGFSAPLLTTHQIDNCTEGCVVLARSKEYCSVFHGKIREKKVKKLYLALAAAPVPIGILTHYMRPINMAPRLVSEDFVKGWLLCQLEVLECKKVPWPSSEIQRTYNLEDCGWALKDFAYECQINLLTGRTHQIRAQLAACSAPVVGDSMYMPAAIAEIVCPGSNPFGKNKKLYSNENDKSLAIDEWIAQHGKEPSVAVGLQACQISWDDGQHCYGARLPWWR, encoded by the exons ATGACTTTTGCCAGTGGCAGTTTCACTCCAATCTTGACCAACAGTTTGGTTGCTTCTCGAATATGGACCCCAAATTGGAGAAATGGGTTTTTCTCCCCTTTCAATATGGTGCACACATTTGCCTCAACTCGTAGCCGTCTGCTCAAGAACAAGAATCACTACAAAAGATTGACACTTTCTTCCTGCAGTAGAAGCTTCAGCTGTCAGTCCACTGCTTTGTCTGATATCAATTCAACTTCTCACACTGTTTCCTCAAATGG cCACCTTAGATATGGACGCTTGATGCCATGCCCTTTGCAGAACAGCCCACCTAGGGTTGAGCATCTTGTTGTCACAAAAGAAGGACCTGTTCTAGAATATATTTGTAAAGCTTTGGATCTCCCTCCATT ATATGTGGAAGACCTTATACAGTTCGGAGCTGTGTATTACGCACTTGTATGTCCTAAGCCACCTCCGACTGCCAGTCCTGAGCAAATTAAAGTGTATGAAGAAGTTACAGATCCATCAATTCTGAGACAGAGAACTTCAATCAAAGGGAAAACTGTACGTGAAGCTCAGAAAACTTTCAAAATAACTCGTGCTGATGAAATTGTTGAAGCTGGAACGTATTTGCGAGTGCATGTACACCCTAAGCGCTTTCCGAG GTGCTATGACATTGACTGGAAATCTCGTATTATTGCTGTAACCGACGACTATGTGGTTCTGGATAAACCTGCTGGTACATCT GTAGGAGGAACTACAGATAACATTGAAGAAAGCTGTGCTACATTTGCTACTCGAGCATTAGGATTTTCAGCTCCACTGCTTACTACCCATCAGATTGACAATTGCACTGAAGGATG TGTTGTGCTGGCTCGGAGCAAGGAGTACTGTTCAGTATTTCATGGAAAAATCAGG GAGAAGAAGGTCAAAAAGCTTTATCTTGCTCTTGCTGCTGCTCCGGTTCCTATTGGAATACTTACACACTACATGCGTCCTATTAATATGGCCCCAAGACTTGTTTCTGAAG ATTTTGTGAAAGGATGGTTGTTATGCCAACTTGAGGTCTTAGAATGCAAAAAGGTACCCTGGCCTAGTAGTGAAATCCAGAGGACATACAACCTTGAGGACTGTGGATGGGCTTTGAAAGACTTTGCATATGAGTGCCAAATCAACCTTCTAACTGGTCGGACTCATCAG ATTCGAGCACAGTTAGCTGCATGTAGTGCGCCAGTGGTAGGTGACTCAATGTATATGCCAGCTGCAATTGCTGAAATAGTCTGTCCTGGGAGTAATCCATTTGGGAAGAACAAAAAACTATATTCAAACGAAAATGATAAATCACTTGCAATAGACGAGTGGATAGCACAACATGGGAAGGAACCTAGTGTTGCTGTAGGTCTTCAGGCATGCCAGATCTCGTGGGACGATGGCCAGCACTGTTATGGTGCCAGATTGCCCTGGTGGAGGTAG